The following is a genomic window from Ralstonia sp. RRA.
AGCTCGTCGAGCTGGGCGCGCTGGCTGGCGGTGACGGCCTTGAGTGCGCTCGCCTCGCCCGCGGCGGTCTGGCGCGCGGCCCGCTCGCTGGCCAGGTCGGCGTCGAGTCGTGCGCGCTCGTCTTCCAGCGCGGCGATGCGCCGCTCGGCGAATTTGAGTTGGGAGGCCAGTTGCGCGCGCTCGGCCCGCACCGCGTCGCGCTGGTGCGCGGTTTCCTGCAGGAGCTGCTTCGACAGCGCCTCGTAGCGCGCCTGGGTGGTGGCGATCGCCTCGGTGTGGGTGCGCTCGCCCGCCGTGGCGCGCTCCTGGGCGGTCGCCAGCGCCGCCTCGAGCTCGCCCCGGCGTGCGGCTTGCTCATCGGCGCGCGCGCACGCCGCCGCCTGGGCGGCGCACGCTACGGCCAGCGCGGTGTCGCGCGCGGCGAGCTGGCCGCGCACCTCGCTCAGTTCGGCCCGCAGCAGCTCGACCCGCAGTTCGGCCTCGGCGCGGGCGGCCTCGGCGGTGTCGGCTGTGGCTTGCGCCTCGCGCTTCAGGCGCACCACGTCGTCGAGCTGCACCGCGACCGCGGCCTGCCACAGCGCGCGCATCGCTTCGGCGATCTCGACCGGAATCTCGGGCAGGGCGAGGTCGGCCAGGCCCGAGCGCACCACCTCGGCCTCGATCGCGTTGAGCGTACGCGACAGCGTTGCAGGGTCACCGCCGCCCAGGCGGTCACGCAGCTTGCGCACCGACACCACGCGGCGAAAGCGTGCGGCCGTGGGCGGCGCCGCGTCGCCGGCCTCGGTGAGCATGGCCAGCACGGTGGCGCGGATCTGGTCGGGGGTGGCGGCGAGGCGGGGCATGGCAGTTTCCGGAGGCGCATTTCAGCCTATCTTACGCACATACCTAACGTTAGAAAAGCCATTTATGTGTTGCTTGGGAAAACCAAAGACGGATAAATCTAGTTATCTTGCGGAAACAATGGCTTCCAGCCACAGGGCGCGCTTGGCCGCGCGGCGGGGGCGGTCAACGTTCCAAAACCAAGGGGAAAAGGACCAGTCAGCAAGTGACTGATTTGACTAGGGTTTTAGGGTGGGCATCACCCTGGAACCCGCATGGCTGCTACGGGTGGCTACCCCGGTAAATTGCGGCGAAATCAAGGGGACCCCTGATCCAGACATTCGTCTATTCGCTGGCCTGGCCGCATATCCAGTGGGCGGCGATGCTGGTGGTGCGGCTGCGCCCGGGTGCGGGTAACTAGTCGCTGGACGAACTGTAGGGGGCGAGCACTAACCGTCTCGCGCGGCGGCTTGCGAACCATAGGTCGGCCCGCGGCCGGAAAAATGCTTGACCTTCCCTGCCGTGGGAACGTCCATATTAACCATGGGGGACAGAAGCCCCTGCGGCGTGGCAGGACCAAGTCGGCAGAGAGCATCGGATTTTCCGCCGGAGGTTAGTCAAATGGGCGTTCCGGGGCGCACGTTGTATGAAGAGGTCTTTGCGGTGTTCGAAAGGGCATGCCAGGAAAGCGATTTCGAGCTGGCCGAGGACCTCCTGCTCGCCCTAGAAGCGATGGATCGCCGGCAGGAAGCTCATCGGCAACTCGACCGCGCCTACCTGCTGCTAGCCGATCTCTGAGAACGGGAGTCCCCCGACTTTGGTTTCTACCTGCTTGCCATCGGCTGGCCAATGCCCCTGGGGACAGCAGTGGTCCTCTTCCATGCCTTAGCGTGCAATATTTTCCGTTTTCTGAAGTGACCCCTTCTTTACGGAGTCCCGCGTATACCAGTCGTTCTTCTCGACAACCGGCTCTTTGCGATAGTGCCGCATGACCCGAAGAAAGCACTCGAGAGGCTGTTCTTCTTTCGTAACCATCGGGCCTAACGTCGTCGGAGACAATTGCACGTTCCGGCTAATTCGAGAAACATCGTCTATTTTGCAGAAAGCGGCCGCTAACCGATCGAGCGGGGGAGTATCCGAAGGTCTTGCGAGCGCCGAGGCAATTTCTTCCATGTGCGCCGGGCTGCAAGGAAACTCATGTCGATCGGACAGTGCGCTCACTTTGGCTTGCAGAGCCGGGTTCGTGCCCTCGTGAAGGTACGCAAACAGGTTGTAATCCAGGTAAATTCTCATGCGATGGAGTTTGCGTATTGTTAAGCGCGCTCATACGTTTGGGAAATGCTGGCCGAACCTGAAGTTGGCGCATTCGCGCTGCACGTGGCTTGGGAGCAGTGGGAGTCTTACTTCTTCGACATTTGAAGGATTCTGAGCACGATGAGTGCGAAGGCAGTCGCGACGATGGCCGTCACCGCATGGCCCATGCCGGCGGCCACGCCGATCGCGGCAGCAATCCAGATGCTCGCGGCAGTTGTGAGCCCCCTGACGTGTGTCTCATTGTCCGGCTTCAGGATCGCCCCTGCACAAAGGAATCCGATGCCTGACGTGAGACCCTGAAGCACGCGGCTCATGTCGGCAAGCTGCACGCCCGCCTGGAGGGGAACCACGACAAAAACGCATGCCCCCAGCGCGACGAGCATGTGAGTGCGCACGCCTGCGGATTTTCCCGAGCTCTCCCGCTCGTACCCCAGCAAGCCCCCCAAAACGATAGAGACGGTCATTCGAACGACGGCACGTACTGCCTCGGCAGCATTAGCGAGATCGGAGAATTCCGAGCTCAATGTGCGGATGATGTCGTTCATTGCGGAGCGTCTCTGGGTGTGTCCTGAAAATGGCCAAGACAGTCTATGTCGCAGAAGATGACTGTCAGATTGCCGAGCTATGACACAACCGGATTCGCTGGCCCGGGGGCAAGATTAACAACGTATTACATTTCGGCAATAAAGCCTGACAACGGAAGGGCAACCTTAGAATGCCGGCCATTAGTGCTCGTTTTCGCGCCAGTGTGTCCACTCGAAGTGCGCGACATTCTCCTCCAGCCCCCGAACCGCATGACCGATTCTTCAATCTCCCCGTCCCAACCCGCTGGTCTCTCGAGGGCGCTGGACAATTTCCTGACACGCCACCGCATCGGCGTTTGGCGTGTTGTCGTAACGTTTGTCCTGGCAAGTCTGGTCTTTGGCCATTCTCGCTGGGACGGTACCTGGGTGTCGCCGCTGCTGCTGACGCTGGGGATGTTGGGGGTGAGCCTGGCCACGGTCGGGCGGCTCTGGTGCGCGTTGTACATTTCCGGGCGCAAGAACAATACCTTGGTGACCTCGGGTCCATATTCACTGTGTCGCCATCCGCTCTATGTCTGCAACTTGCTAGGCATTATCGGACTAGGGGCGATGACCGAGTCGCTGGCGGTTACCGCAGTCCTGGCGCTCGCATTTGCGCTGATGTACCCGGCTGTCATCCGGACGGAAGACCGCTTTCTGGCTTCCGCCTTCCCGGAATTCGCCGAATACGCACGCCGTACACCAGCGTTCTTTCCCCGTCTGTCGCTGTATAGGGGGGAGTCGACATGGACGGTCCATGTGTCTTCCTTTCAACGCAATATTGCGGACTCGGTCTGGTTTCTCGGCCTGTCGGTGGTCGTGGAGTCGTTTGATTTGTTCCATGACGCCGGCGTCCTCCGGGCGGTCGTGACGCTTGCCTGATGCGGGCAACTCCGCATACACGTACAGCCATGCACTACGCTCACGTCTCCGATTCTGTTGTCGAGAGCATGCTCGTGATGCTGGTCGGCCTGATCGTCCTGTATGTGGGGTTCGCTGTCTATTTGCGGTGGAAGCATGGGCCCGCCCCCAAGCGTAAGACTGATGAGGGGCGAAAGCGGCACCCCAAAACGAGCAGGCGAAAGCGATAATCGTAATCTGCTCTTAATGCTGGTGATCGAGGATTCATGTAAACTTCGGCGACGGCCCAGCCGTTAGTACTTCAACCCCAAGCCCCCCGCACAGTCTCCCAAGGAATGCGACGTTTCGTTCTGATCTTCGTGCTGCTCATTTTGCCGTTCCAGTTTTCCTGGGCGGCAGCGGCACGCTATTGTCAGCACGAGAAAGCCACGGCCACTTGGCACCTTGGGCACCACGAGCATCGTCATCAGCAGCCGGAAGGTAAAACGGATGCCGAGAAAAAGCCATTCGTGGATACAGACTGCGGGGTATGCCATCTGGTCTCCCTCCCGTTCGTCTATGGACAGACGCAGGACGTGTTGATAGCGAATCGGGTAGAAGTGACCGATACTCAACATGCGTCCGAGTTCTCGTCTCTGAATGCCAGGGCTCCCGACCGTCCTCAGTGGCAGCGTCTCGCTTGATCGGCGAGACGACGACTCTTTTTCTCCTTTCGTCTCTCGCCGAATTCTCCTGGTCACATACCTTGGTGCAATTCGATGCGAAGACTATTTCTGCCGCTCGGGCTGGCGGTAGCATTTCTCAGCCCAAACTTTGCCGTAGCGCAATCTGACACCGGCACGTCCATGGTGCCCGTCTTCCCAAGGGAAGCGGCGGGACCGTTGACCCTCGAGGCCGCGTTGTCGCTGGCGGCAGGAAGCAATTTCAACCTGTCCGCCGCCGCCAAGGAACTCGATTCCACAGAAGGTGGGATCATGCAGGCCCGGGTTATTCCGAACCCGGAACTCCAGACGCTGGTCGAGGACACGCGGAAATCCACCCGTACATCCACCGCCCAGATGAATATCCCCATCGAACTGGGCGGCAAGCGCTCGGCTCGTATCAATGCCGCGGAAAGGACGCGCGAACTGGCGCAGGCAACGCTGGCTGGCGTTCGCGGTGACATTCGGGCGCAGGTAATCGAGAGCTTTTTTTCCGTCTTGATCGCACAGGAACGCGTCAAGCTGGCAACTGGCTCCGCGGATATCGCTGCGAGGGGCGCGCAAGCCGCTTCACGCCGCGTCGCGGCCGGCAAGATCTCCCCGGTTGACGAAACTAAGGCACGTGTCGAACAGGCCAACGCCGAACTTGAATTGGCCGAAGCAACGGCGAGCCTGCAGTCCGCCCGTCAGGCGTTGACGGCGTTGTGGGGCAATGCATCGCCGCAGTTTACCGAAGCACAGGGCAATCTGGACGCGCTGCCATCCAGGCCGGCGCCTGAACTCCTTCTGAAGGAGCTGGAAAACTCACCGCTGGTGGCCGCAAGCCGCGCTGAACTTGACCGCCGCCAGGCATTGGTGGGCGTTGAGCGCAGCCGCCAGTATCCGGATCTGACAGTCAGTCTGGGTGCCAAGCGAGATACAGAAGCCAACCGCAACATGGCGGTGATCGGTGTGGCGATCCCGTTGCCGATTTTTGACCGGAATCAGGGCAACTTGTATTCGGCCATTCGCCAGGCGGACAAGGCCCAGGATGAATATCTGGCCAATCGCATCAGCCTGACCCGAAATCTCCTGATGGCATCGAACCAGCTGTCGGTATCGCGCGCCTCGGCACAAACGCTGAAGCAGACCGTCTTGCCAGGCGCCGAGCAAGCCTTCAACGCGGCGACCATTGGCTTCGAGGCCGGCAAGTTCAATTATCTGGACGTCCTGGATGCCCAGCGCACGCTGTTCCAGGCACGCATCCGCTATCTCGGCGTGCTTGGACAAACCTATCAGGCGGCGACCACGATCGATCGCATTCTGGGACGTTAAGACGGGATTCATAAAACATGGCTATTTCGAACAAACAAAAGGCTGCCATTGCGGCCATCGTACTGGTGGGCGGCGTCGCGACTGGTGGCGTTCTGCTGAGCGGGCGCTCTGCGCCGGAAGAGCAGGGTGGGCACTCGGAATCCAAGGGGCATGGCGACACCGAGCACCATGGCAAGCAGGCGGCGGAAGCCGACCACAAGGATGACAAGTCACACGGCGACGGCGAGCATCACGAGGTCAAGAAGGGCCCCAATGGTGGCGCGCTCTTTTCGCGTGATGGCTATGACGTCGAAATTGGCACGGCCGAATCCAAGGGCGAGGCCCGTATTCGGCTCTGGGTTAGCAAGTCTGGGAAGGCGGTGGCAAATGGCGTGGCAGCGACAGGCCAGCTCGTGCGGGCTACGGGCGAGTCTCAAGCGCTCAAGTTCGTGGTGTCTGGCGACGCGCTGGAAAGCCAACAGCCAGTTGCCGAGCCCCATGTCTTTGACGTGACCGCAAATGTGACCTTGCCCGGTTCGTCTTCGCCACTCGCCGTGCGGCTCTCGAAAGAGGAAGGCAAGATTGAGTTGACAGCGGACCAGCTGGCCAAGACAGGGGTAGTGGTTCAAACCGCGGGCTCGGCAAAGGTCCAGGCTGGCGTCCAGTTCCCCGGCGAAATCCGTTTCAACGAAGACAAGACAGCCCACGTGGTGCCGCGACTGGCTGGCGTCGTAGAGAGCGTTCCGGCCAATATTGGGCAACAGGTTAAGAAGGGACAGGTTCTCGCGGTCATCGCGAGCACCGGACTTTCTGACCAGCGCAGCGAACTGCTCGCAGCACAGAAACGTCTGGATCTGGCGCGTGTCACTTATGACCGCGAGAAGAAGCTCTGGGAACAGAAGATCTCTGCGGAGCAAGATTATCTGAGCGCCCGCAACGCGCTGCAGGAAGCGCAGATCAGTGTCCAGAACGCGCAGCAGAAGCTGACCGCCATTGGCGCCAGCAACAGCTCGACGGCACTCAATCGCTACGAGCTGCGCGCACCGTTCGACGGCATGATCGTTGAAAAGCATATCTCGCTTGGGGAAGCGGTGGCGGACAACGCCAACGTGTTCACGCTGTCGGATCTGTCGTCCGTCTGGGCCGAGTTCGTGGTGTCTGCCAAGGATGTCGAGCGGGTGCGCATCGGCGAAAAGGCGTCGATCAATTCGGCATCGTCCGATGTGAAGGCAGATGGCACCGTTTCATACGTGGGTTCGCTGCTGGGCGAGCAGACGCGGACGGCGAAGGCCCGCGTAACATTGACCAATCCACAGATGGCTTGGCGACCGGGTCTCTTCGTCACGGTCGACGTATTCGGTGCTGATGTCGAGGTGCCCGTTGCGGTGAAGACCGAGGCCGTCCAGGACGTCAATGGCGAGAGCGTAGTCTTTGTCGCGGTTCAAGGTGGATTCGTGCCGCAGCCGGTGAAGGTCGGCCGGACAAACGGCAAGGTCATCGAGATTGTCGAGGGCCTGAAGCCGGGCGCACGTTACGCCGCCGCCAACAGTTTTGTTCTGAAGGCCGAACTTGGCAAATCCAGCGCCGAACACGGCCATTGATACGGGGGAAACAGCAATGTTTGAACGTATCATTAGTTTCGCCATCCAGCAGCGATGGCTGGTCCTGCTCGCCGTGTTTGGAATGGCCGGGTTAGGGATTTTCAGCTACAACCGACTACCGATCGACGCGGTCCCTGACATTACCAACGTTCAGGTTCAGGTCAATACCTCGGCACCAGGCTATTCACCGCTCGAAACCGAACAGCGTGTTACGTATCCGATCGAGGTCGTGATGGCCGGCCTGCCGGGACTCGAACAGACGCGTTCCCTGTCCCGCTATGGCTTGTCGCAGGTGACGGTCATCTTCAAGGATGGCACGGACGTCTATTTCGCGCGCCAACTCGTCAACCAGCGCATCCAGGAAGCCAAGGACAATCTGCCTGAAGGCGTTGTGCCGGCGATGGGGCCTATTTCGACCGGCCTCGGGGAGATCTATCTATGGACCGTTGAAGCCGAAGAGGGTGCTCGCAAAGCTGACGGGACTGCCTATACGCCGACAGATTTGCGCGAAATCCAGGATTGGGTGGTACGGCCGCAACTGCGTAACGTGCCCGGTGTCACCGAGATCAATACTATCGGTGGTTTCAACAAGCAGTACCTGGTCGCGCCGAGTCTTGAACGGCTAGCGTCGTACGGGCTGACGCTGACCGACGTCGTCAATGCGCTGAACAAGAACAACGACAACGTGGGTGCGGGCTACATCGAGCGTAGGGGCGAGCAGTATCTGGTTCGTGCGCCGGGTCAGGTTGCGTCCGAAGACGACATCCGCAACATTATTGTCGGTACAGCGCAGGGGCAGCCGATCCGCATTCGCGACATCGGGGATGTGGAGATTGGCAAGGAACTGCGTACCGGTGCGGCAACCGAGAATGGCAAGGAAGTTGTGCTGGGCACGGTATTCATGCTCATCGGCGAAAACAGCCGGGCTGTGTCAAAAGCGGTCGATGAAAAGGTCGCTTCCATTAACCGTACGATGCCGGAAGGTGTGAAGATCGTAACGGTATACGACCGGACACGTCTGGTCGACAAGGCCATTGCGACCGTCAAGAAGAACCTTCTTGAAGGCGCGGTGCTCGTCATCGTAATTCTGTTCCTTTTCCTGGGTAACATCCGCGCGGCGCTGATTACCGCGACGATCATTCCGCTGGCGATGTTGTTCACCTTCACGGGGATGGTGAACTACAAGATCAGTGCGAACCTGATGAGCTTGGGCGCGCTCGACTTCGGCATCATCATCGATGGCGCGGTGGTGATTGTCGAAAACTGTGTGAGGCGACTGGCGCATGCGCAGGAACACCATGGCCGGCCATTGACGCGCTCCGAGCGGTTCCATGAGGTGTTTGCCGCAGCGAAGGAGGCGCGTCGCCCACTGATCTTCGGTCAGCTCATCATTATGATCGTCTACCTGCCGATCTTTGCGCTGACGGGGGTGGAAGGCAAGATGTTCCACCCGATGGCGTTCACGGTCGTCCTGGCGCTGCTGGGCGCGATGATTCTGTCCGTGACGTTCGTTCCGGCTGCGGTCGCCTTGTTCATCGGCGAACGGGTGGCCGAGAAAGAAAATCGTCTCATGCTCTGGGCGAAGCGTCGCTACGAGCCGCTGCTGGAAAAGTCGCTCGCGAACACGGCCGTTGTATTGACGTTTGCCGCGGTGTCAATTGTTCTGTGCGTGGCCATTGCGGCCCGCCTGGGCAGCGAGTTCATCCCCAATCTGAACGAAGGCGACATTGCCATCCAGGCGCTGCGCATTCCTGGCACGAGCCTGTCGCAGTCCGTGGAGATGCAGAAGACGATCGAGACGACCCTCAAGGCAAAATTCCCCGAAATCGAGCGCGTGTTTGCGCGGACAGGTACGGCGGAGATTGCATCCGATCCGATGCCGCCGAATATTTCGGATGGCTACATCATGCTCAAGCCTGAGAAGGATTGGCCAGAGCCGAAGAAAACACATGCCGAACTGCTGTCCGCCATCCAGGAGGAAGCCGGCAAGATCCCCGGGAACAACTACGAGTTCTCCCAACCGATCCAGCTGCGGTTCAACGAGCTGATCTCCGGGGTCCGCTCGGACGTCGCAGTCAAGATCTTCGGCGATGACAACAACGTGCTCAGCGAGACGGCGAAGAAGGTATCGGCCGTGCTGCAGGGCATCCCCGGCGCGCAGGAGGTGAAGGTAGAACAGACCACCGGCTTGCCGATGCTGACGGTCAAGATCGATCGGGAGAAGGCGGCGCGATACGGGCTTAACATGAGCGACGTGCAAGACGCGGTGGCAACGGGCGTCGGAGGCCGTGATTCCGGAACCTTCTTCCAGGGCGATCGTCGTTTCGATATCGTGGTCCGCCTGCCCGAAGCTGTGCGCGGCGAGGTCGAGGCTCTGCGCCGATTGCCGATTCCGTTGCCAAAAGGAGTGGACGCGAGAACGACGTTTATCCCATTGAGCGAGGTGGCGACGCTGGAAATGGCGCCCGGCCCGAACCAGATCTCGCGCGAGAACGGCAAGCGCCGCATCGTGATCAGTGCCAACGTTCGTGGACGTGATATTGGTTCATTCGTGCCCGAGGCGGAAGCGGCTATCCAAAGCCAGGTCAAGATCCCGGCTGGCTACTGGATGACATGGGGTGGCACCTTTGAGCAACTGCAGTCCGCCACCACCCGCCTGCAGGTGGTAGTGCCGGTGGCGCTGTTGCTGGTCTTCGTACTGTTGTTTGCGATGTTCAACAACATCAAGGATGGCTTGCTAGTCTTCACGGGCATTCCCTTTGCGCTGACTGGCGGGATTCTTGCCCTGTGGATACGCGGCATTCCGATGTCCATTACTGCAGCGGTGGGCTTCATCGCGCTGTGCGGGGTGGCGGTGCTCAATGGTCTGGTGATGCTGTCGTTTATCCGATCGCTGCGCGAAGAAGGGCATTCCCTCGACAGCGCGGTCCGAGTTGGCGCCCTGACGCGACTGCGTCCGGTGCTGATGACGGCCCTGGTGGCATCCCTGGGTTTCGTGCCGATGGCCATCGCCACCGGTACGGGCGCTGAGGTGCAACGTCCCCTCGCAACGGTGGTAATCGGTGGCATCTTGTCGTCCACGGCGCTGACCCTACTGGTGTTGCCGGTGCTCTATCGACTTGCTCACCGCAAGGATGAGGACGCGGAAGATACTCGCGAGCCAGTCACTCAGACGCATCAACCGGATCAAGGCCGCCAGCCTGCATGACGTAAATCCTTGGGCGGTCATCGTACCGCCCAATTTTTATAGGAGTTTCTATGGGCGCAGGTCACTCACACGACCATCCCGGTGGCAACGAGCGATCGCTCAAGATCGCCCTTGCGCTGACCGGTACGTTCCTGATTGCCGAAGTGGTCGGTGGTGTCATGACGAAGAGCCTGGCGTTGATCTCCGACGCCGCGCACATGCTCACGGACACCGTCGCACTGGCCATCGCACTGGCTGCTATTGCGATCGCCAAGCGACCCGCGGACAAGAAGCGGACATTTGGCTACTACCGTTTTGAGATTCTTGCCGCGGCCTTTAACGCATTGCTGCTGTTCGGTGTGGCTATCTACATCCTGTACGAAGCCTACCTGCGGCTGAAATCGCCACCTCAGATTGAGTCAACCGGCATGTTCGTCGTGGCTGTGCTGGGCCTGATCATCAATCTCATCAGCATGCGCATGCTGTCCTCCGGGCAAAGCAGCAGCCTGAACGTGAAGGGTGCTTATCTGGAAGTCTGGAGCGATCTGCTCGGGTCGGTTGGCGTCATCGCCGGTGCGATCATCATCCGCTTCACGGGCTGGGCGTGGGTCGACTCCGCCATTGCGGTGCTGATCGGCCTCTGGGTACTGCCTCGCACGTGGATCCTGCTGAAGTCGAGCCTGAATGTGCTGCTCGAAGGCGTACCCGATGACGTGGATCTGGCAGAGGTTGAGAAGCAAATTCTGGCGACGCCCGGGGTAAAAAGCTTCCATGACCTCCACATCTGGGCACTTACCAGCGGCAAGGCGAGCTTGACGGTTCATGTCGTGAATGACACGGCCGTCAACCCGGAAATGGAAGTGCTACCGGAATTGAAGCAGATGCTGGCTGACAAATTCGATATCACGCACGTGACCATTCAGTTCGAACTGGCACCATGCGAACAAGCGGATGCAGCTCAGCATTTCAATGCATCGCCAGCACTGGTCGGATCGAAGTCGCTTGCTGCAGGAGGAAACTAAGGTGCGGGTACTTGTTGTAGAAGACGAACCGCGTACTGCGGAGTATTTGCAGAAGGGATTGTCGGAGTCGGGTTTCGTGGTCGACATCGCGAACAATGGTGGCGATGGGCTCCACATGGCGGAAGAGACCGACTACGACGTCATCATCCTGGACGTCATGCTGCCAGGTATGGACGGGTGGACGGTCATCAAGTCCATTCGATCCAAGTCCGAGACACCCGTACTGTTTCTGACGGCGCTGGATGATGTGGCGGATCGTGTCAGAGGCTTCGAGTTGGGGGCAGACGATTACCTGGTCAAGCCCTTCGCCTTTGCCGAGCTCCTTGCCCGTATCCGGCGTTGCTTGCGCCAAAGCACCTCGAAGGAGTCCGAGCGATTGCGCATTGCCGATCTGGACATCGACGTGCTTGGAAGGCGGGTATTCCGGGGAACTACCCGCATTGAATTGACGAATCAGGAGTTCTCGATGTTGCACCTGCTCATGCGCCGGAGAGGGGAGGTGCTGTCGCGAACCACGATCGCGTCCCAGGTCTGGGACGTCAACTTCGACACGGATACCAATGTCGTTGACGTCGCGATCCGGCGCCTGAGATCCAAGGTGGATGATCCCTTCGATCAAAAGCTGATCCATACCGTACGGGGAATGGGCTATGTCCTCGACCCAGAGCGCGGCCGGTGACGGAATGAGGCCCGGGACTTCGATAACCCCGCTGTCACTGACGAGGCGGCTTGGGCTCTTCTTTGCATTGGTACTGTCTATCGCGCTGGCCAGCATGGGCGCCTTTGCTTACTACTCGCTCGCCGCGCAACTCGAGGCCAGAGACGATGAGGTTGTAAAGGGAAAACTCGAACAGGTCGAGCATTTCTTGCGCGAGGTGGACGGGGTGCAGGGCGTCCCGGCGGCGCAGCATCGCTTCGATGATCTGGTGCGAGGTTACTCGGACCTCATCGTTCGCGTCACGGCGCTGGATGGCCGGCTTTTGTTTCGCACGGGCAACGATGCATTGCTGG
Proteins encoded in this region:
- a CDS encoding cation diffusion facilitator family transporter — encoded protein: MGAGHSHDHPGGNERSLKIALALTGTFLIAEVVGGVMTKSLALISDAAHMLTDTVALAIALAAIAIAKRPADKKRTFGYYRFEILAAAFNALLLFGVAIYILYEAYLRLKSPPQIESTGMFVVAVLGLIINLISMRMLSSGQSSSLNVKGAYLEVWSDLLGSVGVIAGAIIIRFTGWAWVDSAIAVLIGLWVLPRTWILLKSSLNVLLEGVPDDVDLAEVEKQILATPGVKSFHDLHIWALTSGKASLTVHVVNDTAVNPEMEVLPELKQMLADKFDITHVTIQFELAPCEQADAAQHFNASPALVGSKSLAAGGN
- the czcI gene encoding CDF family cobalt-zinc-cadmium transporter CzcI, giving the protein MRRFVLIFVLLILPFQFSWAAAARYCQHEKATATWHLGHHEHRHQQPEGKTDAEKKPFVDTDCGVCHLVSLPFVYGQTQDVLIANRVEVTDTQHASEFSSLNARAPDRPQWQRLA
- the czcN gene encoding heavy metal efflux RND transporter CzcN, translating into MTDSSISPSQPAGLSRALDNFLTRHRIGVWRVVVTFVLASLVFGHSRWDGTWVSPLLLTLGMLGVSLATVGRLWCALYISGRKNNTLVTSGPYSLCRHPLYVCNLLGIIGLGAMTESLAVTAVLALAFALMYPAVIRTEDRFLASAFPEFAEYARRTPAFFPRLSLYRGESTWTVHVSSFQRNIADSVWFLGLSVVVESFDLFHDAGVLRAVVTLA
- the czcB gene encoding heavy metal efflux RND transporter CzcB, translating into MAISNKQKAAIAAIVLVGGVATGGVLLSGRSAPEEQGGHSESKGHGDTEHHGKQAAEADHKDDKSHGDGEHHEVKKGPNGGALFSRDGYDVEIGTAESKGEARIRLWVSKSGKAVANGVAATGQLVRATGESQALKFVVSGDALESQQPVAEPHVFDVTANVTLPGSSSPLAVRLSKEEGKIELTADQLAKTGVVVQTAGSAKVQAGVQFPGEIRFNEDKTAHVVPRLAGVVESVPANIGQQVKKGQVLAVIASTGLSDQRSELLAAQKRLDLARVTYDREKKLWEQKISAEQDYLSARNALQEAQISVQNAQQKLTAIGASNSSTALNRYELRAPFDGMIVEKHISLGEAVADNANVFTLSDLSSVWAEFVVSAKDVERVRIGEKASINSASSDVKADGTVSYVGSLLGEQTRTAKARVTLTNPQMAWRPGLFVTVDVFGADVEVPVAVKTEAVQDVNGESVVFVAVQGGFVPQPVKVGRTNGKVIEIVEGLKPGARYAAANSFVLKAELGKSSAEHGH
- the czcC gene encoding heavy metal efflux RND transporter CzcC, yielding MRRLFLPLGLAVAFLSPNFAVAQSDTGTSMVPVFPREAAGPLTLEAALSLAAGSNFNLSAAAKELDSTEGGIMQARVIPNPELQTLVEDTRKSTRTSTAQMNIPIELGGKRSARINAAERTRELAQATLAGVRGDIRAQVIESFFSVLIAQERVKLATGSADIAARGAQAASRRVAAGKISPVDETKARVEQANAELELAEATASLQSARQALTALWGNASPQFTEAQGNLDALPSRPAPELLLKELENSPLVAASRAELDRRQALVGVERSRQYPDLTVSLGAKRDTEANRNMAVIGVAIPLPIFDRNQGNLYSAIRQADKAQDEYLANRISLTRNLLMASNQLSVSRASAQTLKQTVLPGAEQAFNAATIGFEAGKFNYLDVLDAQRTLFQARIRYLGVLGQTYQAATTIDRILGR
- a CDS encoding MgtC/SapB family protein, which produces MNDIIRTLSSEFSDLANAAEAVRAVVRMTVSIVLGGLLGYERESSGKSAGVRTHMLVALGACVFVVVPLQAGVQLADMSRVLQGLTSGIGFLCAGAILKPDNETHVRGLTTAASIWIAAAIGVAAGMGHAVTAIVATAFALIVLRILQMSKK
- a CDS encoding DNA-binding protein — encoded protein: MPRLAATPDQIRATVLAMLTEAGDAAPPTAARFRRVVSVRKLRDRLGGGDPATLSRTLNAIEAEVVRSGLADLALPEIPVEIAEAMRALWQAAVAVQLDDVVRLKREAQATADTAEAARAEAELRVELLRAELSEVRGQLAARDTALAVACAAQAAACARADEQAARRGELEAALATAQERATAGERTHTEAIATTQARYEALSKQLLQETAHQRDAVRAERAQLASQLKFAERRIAALEDERARLDADLASERAARQTAAGEASALKAVTASQRAQLDELLRATLAAAPPAAKTRVPRSTGKAAAKRTAQS
- the czcA gene encoding heavy metal efflux RND transporter CzcA, translated to MFERIISFAIQQRWLVLLAVFGMAGLGIFSYNRLPIDAVPDITNVQVQVNTSAPGYSPLETEQRVTYPIEVVMAGLPGLEQTRSLSRYGLSQVTVIFKDGTDVYFARQLVNQRIQEAKDNLPEGVVPAMGPISTGLGEIYLWTVEAEEGARKADGTAYTPTDLREIQDWVVRPQLRNVPGVTEINTIGGFNKQYLVAPSLERLASYGLTLTDVVNALNKNNDNVGAGYIERRGEQYLVRAPGQVASEDDIRNIIVGTAQGQPIRIRDIGDVEIGKELRTGAATENGKEVVLGTVFMLIGENSRAVSKAVDEKVASINRTMPEGVKIVTVYDRTRLVDKAIATVKKNLLEGAVLVIVILFLFLGNIRAALITATIIPLAMLFTFTGMVNYKISANLMSLGALDFGIIIDGAVVIVENCVRRLAHAQEHHGRPLTRSERFHEVFAAAKEARRPLIFGQLIIMIVYLPIFALTGVEGKMFHPMAFTVVLALLGAMILSVTFVPAAVALFIGERVAEKENRLMLWAKRRYEPLLEKSLANTAVVLTFAAVSIVLCVAIAARLGSEFIPNLNEGDIAIQALRIPGTSLSQSVEMQKTIETTLKAKFPEIERVFARTGTAEIASDPMPPNISDGYIMLKPEKDWPEPKKTHAELLSAIQEEAGKIPGNNYEFSQPIQLRFNELISGVRSDVAVKIFGDDNNVLSETAKKVSAVLQGIPGAQEVKVEQTTGLPMLTVKIDREKAARYGLNMSDVQDAVATGVGGRDSGTFFQGDRRFDIVVRLPEAVRGEVEALRRLPIPLPKGVDARTTFIPLSEVATLEMAPGPNQISRENGKRRIVISANVRGRDIGSFVPEAEAAIQSQVKIPAGYWMTWGGTFEQLQSATTRLQVVVPVALLLVFVLLFAMFNNIKDGLLVFTGIPFALTGGILALWIRGIPMSITAAVGFIALCGVAVLNGLVMLSFIRSLREEGHSLDSAVRVGALTRLRPVLMTALVASLGFVPMAIATGTGAEVQRPLATVVIGGILSSTALTLLVLPVLYRLAHRKDEDAEDTREPVTQTHQPDQGRQPA